A window of the Emys orbicularis isolate rEmyOrb1 chromosome 1, rEmyOrb1.hap1, whole genome shotgun sequence genome harbors these coding sequences:
- the LOC135886214 gene encoding olfactory receptor 52E4-like, translating to MQETPFCLRVGHLLPYSMSDSNTTDFTNPSTFILLGIPGLEAAHIWISIPFCTMYAIAVLGNFTILFVVKMELSLHGPMYYFLCMLAVSDLVLSTSILPKTLSNFWFNSRQIDFSACLTQMYFIHCFLTMESGIFVAMAFDRYVAICDPLRHSTILTNHVVVKIGLAVVLRGCVLVLPTPFLARRWPYCSTNIIPHTHCEYMAVVKLACADIRVSSYYGLSVVFFVTGLDVLFITVSYTQILRAIFRLPTKDTRLKTFGTCGSHFCVILAFYIPGLFSFLTQRFGHNVALHFQVLMANVYLLVPPMLNPIIYGVRTKQIRDRLLRPFPHKGI from the coding sequence ATGCAGGAGACACCgttctgcctcagagttggacaccttctcccctactccatgtcagattccaacacaactgacttcaccaacccctccaccttcatcctgctgggcattcctggcctggaggcagcccatatctggatctccatccccttctgcacgaTGTATGCCATAGCcgtcttggggaacttcaccatcctgtttgTCGTGAAGATGGAGCTGAGCCTCCatgggcccatgtactatttcctctgcatgctggctgtCTCCGACCTGGTCCTGTCTACGTCCATCCTGCCCAAAACACTGAGCaacttctggttcaattccaggcagatcgatttcagtgcctgcctcacccagatgtacttcattcactgcttcttaacgatggagtctgggatcttcgtggccatggcttttgatcgctatgtggccatctgtgatcccctgagacattccaccatcctgacaaaccATGTGGTGGTCAAGATCGGCCTGGCTGTGGTGCTGCGTGGTTGTGTGCTCGTactgcccactcccttcctggcGCGGCGGTGGCCATATTGCAGTACCAACATCATTCCTCACACGCACTGCGAGTACATggctgtggtgaagctggcctgcgctGACATCCGTGTTAGTAGTTACTACGGCCTCTCTGTGGTATTCTTTGTGACTGGTCTGGATGTGCTTTTTATCACTGTGTCCTAcacccagatcctcagggccatcttcaggCTCCCCACAAAGGACACCCGGCTtaagacttttgggacctgcggCTCCCACTTCTGTGTCATCTTAGCCTTTTACATCCCCGGTCTATTCTCCTTCCTCACACAGCGGTTTGGCCACAATGTGGCCCTGCATTTCCAAGTTCTCATGGCCAACGTGTACCTCCTGGTGCCccccatgctaaaccccatcatctatggagtgaggaccaaacagatccgggacAGGCTACTCCGTCCCTTTCCTCATAAAGGGATCTAA